In one Drosophila albomicans strain 15112-1751.03 chromosome X, ASM965048v2, whole genome shotgun sequence genomic region, the following are encoded:
- the LOC117566674 gene encoding uncharacterized protein LOC117566674, which produces MIPISVFIFATVLFSLATNGANGSCSAQFRLPKPQMIVHFGSKHLLRETPDTLTAELYEKYDIYCKHGFETQSYENINGQHKELKCENNNYFQMDTPNYYILYENWISCSGSQSSRMYESLTKLPDCENEMTLVVGDDFKELGSLKNIAICYDLLKAKVKYVAYTAYPSKMKIIEKTQIGQLNSLGLDVEVSPTNAMFNAISTTDILNALKKDRQLKQLFGDETFEYTNLIQDNAFKGDFDESSMAVKMLNIVWLRALRSGNWRHLLNALDVANLNGKYDVRIGVSGVVKLPMLQSCNVSQKMILELPNGDTVAVPSHIWAHIRHLPQQSEASINNTTNDEFVAIAHNSPFVTNDQRQELCNSMCHEVPWLKESLFMKLQNYPIYGVVQCCRVADVVDKLDYFPKSNGPPPSLDVPRSWILPTPPPPKFEVQDENDDETD; this is translated from the exons ATGATTCCGATTagtgttttcattttcgcgACAGTTCTCTTCTCTCTTGCAACTAATGGAGCAAATGGAAGTTGCAGTGCTCAATTTCGATTGCCAAAGCCACAAATGATTGTTCATTTTGGCTCAAAACATTTGTTACGCGAGACACCCGATACATTAACCGCAGAACTGTATGAGAAATATGATATATACTGCAAACATGGATTTGAAAC CCAaagttatgaaaatattaacgGTCAGCATAAGGAACTGAAGTGTGAAAATAACAACTATTTTCAAATGGACActccaaattattatattctgtATGAAAATTGGATATCCTGTTCAGGTTCGCAATCGAGTCGAATGTATGAAAGTCTTACGAAGTTGCCCGATTGTGAAAATGAGATGACTTTGGTTGTTGGAGATGATTTCAAAGAGTTAGGCTCTTTAAAGAACATTGCCATTTGCTACGATTTACTAAAAGCGAAAGTGAAATATGTTGCTTACACGGCATATCCATCGAAGatgaaaattattgaaaag ACACAAATCGGACAACTAAATAGCCTAGGTCTTGATGTCGAAGTCTCTCCGACAAACGCCATGTTCAATGCGATCAG cACAACGGACATATTGAACGCATTGAAAAAGGATAGACAATTGAAGCAATTGTTTGGCGATGAAACCTTCGAATATACAAATCTAATACAGGACAATGCATTCAAAGGCGATTTCGATGAATCGAGTATGGCTGTGAAAATGCTAAACATTGTCTGGTTGCGTGCTCTGCGTTCGGGCAATTGGCGGCATCTGCTCAATGCCCTCGATGTGGCCAATCTCAATGGCAAATATGATGTTCGCATTGGCGTCTCCGGTGTGGTTAAACTGCCGATGCTGCAGTCCTGCAATGTGAGCCAGAAAATGATTCTTGAACTGCCAAATGGTGATACAGTCGCTGTGCCATCGCACATTTGGGCCCACATTCGTCACCTGCCACAACAGTCCGAGGCATCGATCAATAATACCACAAATGATGAGTTTGTTGCCATCGCCCACAATTCACCATTT GTAACCAACGATCAGCGACAAGAATTGTGCAACAGCATGTGCCACGAGGTGCCCTGGCTGAAGGAGAGTCTCTTCATGAAGTTGCAAAATTATCCCATCTACGGTGTCGTTCAGTGTTGTCGAGTCGCCGATGTTGTAGATAAGCTCGATTATTTCCCAAAGTCTAATGGGCCGCCACCATCTCTGGATGTGCCTCGATCCTGGATTCTGCCCACGCCTCCTCCACCGAAATTCGAGGTTCAAGATGAAAATGATGATGAAACtgattaa